A genomic window from Periweissella cryptocerci includes:
- a CDS encoding alpha/beta hydrolase, with the protein MKFIERDYQFEPADVSGIDKQYHDVAYMAGSRHTLDIYYPNVPRETYPVIIDIYGGGLYFGEKSSHKLQNSLALTEAGYVVVSPNYSLIWQAPFPTQIYEMKAVIRWVRAQAKQYQFDPERIVLSGESSGAHLAVLTAATASVNKMWSDFGDYLTVDDTVAAVIASYGPYEFDTFAAQFAVLGIDNKYAETGTAGSFEGQMFNQRAPKDVPELIREYNPATYFTPAMPPLMLLAGTADKVVPVLQSQNLAVQALNSMDAKKVTWRWINDANHGPKDFATPAIYEYKRNWLANWLA; encoded by the coding sequence ATGAAATTTATTGAACGTGATTACCAATTTGAACCGGCTGATGTCAGTGGCATCGACAAGCAGTATCATGATGTTGCTTATATGGCAGGCTCACGCCATACGCTAGATATTTATTATCCAAATGTTCCACGTGAAACATATCCGGTAATTATTGATATCTACGGTGGTGGGTTGTATTTTGGTGAAAAAAGCTCACACAAATTGCAAAACTCGTTAGCGTTAACGGAAGCCGGCTACGTTGTTGTGAGTCCCAACTACTCGTTGATTTGGCAAGCACCGTTTCCAACCCAGATTTATGAAATGAAAGCAGTTATTCGGTGGGTGCGTGCACAGGCTAAGCAATATCAATTCGATCCAGAGCGGATTGTTTTGAGTGGTGAGTCGTCGGGTGCGCATTTGGCAGTATTGACGGCCGCCACGGCGAGCGTCAATAAAATGTGGAGTGATTTTGGCGATTATTTAACAGTCGATGATACGGTTGCTGCCGTGATTGCATCATATGGTCCGTATGAATTTGATACCTTTGCAGCGCAGTTTGCGGTGCTCGGTATTGATAACAAGTACGCTGAAACGGGTACGGCTGGTTCATTTGAAGGGCAGATGTTTAATCAACGCGCCCCAAAGGATGTCCCAGAGCTAATCCGGGAATACAATCCGGCAACGTATTTTACACCGGCGATGCCACCATTAATGTTGTTAGCGGGCACAGCTGACAAAGTCGTCCCAGTTTTGCAAAGTCAAAATTTGGCAGTGCAAGCACTTAACTCGATGGATGCCAAAAAGGTCACTTGGCGCTGGATCAATGATGCTAATCATGGTCCAAAAGACTTTGCCACCCCAGCAATTTACGAATACAAACGTAATTGGCTAGCTAATTGGTTAGCGTAA
- a CDS encoding FAD/NAD(P)-binding protein: MNIVIVGAGPRGLAVAERLLTKHTAENRTDALDIKMIDPTVLGGRVWNPSQDTLLLMNTVVQQLTLFADDSVNMEGPSWDGPNFYDWIKHNGADFLQAHPEIPQASAYLAELSTLNKNSFSSRGLFGVYAAWFYIELQAHADETSTLSFIRDTVTDITGEQAPYTVTTDDASYSADAIVMALGHADDTLNPEETSFKEYAAANGLTYVEPVHPAEVDLTVVPAKENVIVRGLGLSFFDYIIQLTQERGGQFIANADGLLTYEPSGNEPHILAGSRHGFPLHARGLNQKEYGDGYLPHFLTKENIDKLATQTSGKLAYNDFKHLVVNDMTYKYYINLATERKLDVTALSTALLASDDLNHAAKDFGFADADLYDFAWISNPAKDLPADADYRQFMIDYLKWDIADAAKGNQWAPYAGSFDILRDIRDTIRYTIEMGLLSNEAYLQFLKEFNPISVMVSVGPPRLRIQQIEALIEANVLEIMPGGLHVTPVDGHFVATTNRKDATWTADTVVEARLGPVNLQASLNPLQVNLRATGMMSTDSYTLADGETFSTGATIMDRANFELINANGSRQKSVYSFGIPAESYTWFTTFISRPGVNDKSVRDADKIASLIMN; this comes from the coding sequence ATGAATATCGTTATTGTCGGTGCTGGTCCTCGGGGCTTAGCTGTTGCAGAACGTTTGCTCACTAAACACACCGCAGAAAACCGCACTGATGCATTAGATATCAAAATGATTGACCCCACAGTTCTTGGTGGGCGGGTTTGGAATCCAAGTCAAGATACTTTGCTTTTGATGAACACCGTTGTGCAACAACTGACTTTGTTCGCAGATGACTCGGTTAACATGGAAGGCCCTTCTTGGGATGGTCCAAACTTTTATGACTGGATAAAACACAACGGGGCAGACTTTTTACAAGCTCACCCAGAAATTCCCCAAGCAAGTGCATACTTGGCCGAATTATCTACATTGAACAAAAACTCATTCTCAAGTCGTGGGTTGTTCGGGGTGTATGCGGCATGGTTCTATATTGAATTGCAGGCCCATGCTGATGAAACATCGACATTAAGCTTTATTCGCGATACTGTCACGGATATTACTGGTGAACAAGCACCCTATACGGTGACAACTGATGATGCTTCGTATTCAGCTGATGCAATCGTCATGGCTTTGGGTCATGCCGACGATACTTTGAACCCTGAAGAAACATCATTCAAAGAATACGCCGCTGCTAACGGTTTAACTTATGTAGAACCCGTTCACCCGGCCGAAGTTGACTTAACGGTCGTCCCTGCCAAAGAAAACGTCATTGTGCGTGGCCTTGGCTTGAGTTTCTTTGATTATATTATTCAATTAACCCAAGAACGTGGTGGCCAATTCATTGCCAACGCCGACGGTTTATTAACCTATGAACCTTCTGGTAACGAACCTCACATTCTTGCTGGTTCACGGCACGGTTTCCCATTACACGCTCGTGGCCTTAATCAAAAAGAATACGGTGATGGCTATTTGCCACACTTCTTAACTAAAGAAAACATTGATAAATTAGCCACCCAAACTAGTGGCAAATTGGCATATAACGACTTCAAGCACTTAGTTGTTAATGATATGACTTACAAGTACTACATTAATTTGGCAACTGAACGTAAACTCGATGTTACCGCTTTGAGTACAGCCCTGTTAGCTAGCGATGACTTAAATCATGCCGCTAAAGACTTTGGCTTTGCCGACGCCGATTTATACGATTTTGCTTGGATTAGCAATCCCGCCAAAGACTTGCCCGCCGATGCTGACTATCGTCAATTCATGATTGATTACTTGAAATGGGATATTGCTGACGCTGCCAAAGGTAACCAATGGGCACCATATGCTGGTTCATTTGATATCTTGCGTGACATTCGCGATACCATTCGTTACACCATCGAGATGGGTTTACTTTCAAACGAAGCTTATCTGCAATTCTTAAAGGAATTCAATCCTATCTCAGTAATGGTATCTGTTGGGCCACCACGCTTGCGCATCCAACAAATTGAAGCATTAATTGAAGCTAACGTCCTCGAAATCATGCCGGGCGGTTTACACGTCACCCCAGTCGACGGTCACTTTGTTGCGACAACTAACCGCAAAGACGCCACTTGGACTGCTGATACTGTCGTCGAAGCGCGCTTAGGACCAGTTAACCTGCAAGCTAGTTTGAATCCATTGCAAGTTAACTTGCGCGCAACTGGCATGATGTCAACTGACAGCTACACGTTAGCCGATGGTGAAACGTTCTCAACTGGAGCAACCATCATGGATCGCGCCAACTTTGAACTGATTAATGCGAATGGCAGTCGCCAAAAGAGCGTCTACTCATTTGGGATTCCTGCTGAAAGCTACACTTGGTTTACAACCTTCATTTCACGCCCCGGAGTTAATGATAAATCCGTCCGTGATGCCGACAAGATTGCAAGCCTCATTATGAACTAA
- a CDS encoding metal-dependent hydrolase family protein, with the protein MATILYTNFALFDGTGKEFVNNSWLLADTTTGRVIQTGTGEQPLADETIVLHGKYVMPAMVNSHVHIVNKVFPYAPKTPLEPFEYADQAFKNLNELFHSGVTYTRALGTAHDFDIGLQRLTEKGALNDTTKLIAAGRAFTTTGGHGSKAGQEVDGPEEMRKGVRERLKAGAGAIKYMASGGIAFAPKEQPWEFQMSEVEMRAGIIEAHKKGIKVAVHEQPLEGVKAALRARADSIEHAFEMDDEALELFHATGAYLTPTLIAPYVIIKRGDGILPQWMVDKSYTWVEKHFNSFGMAARDGVKIALGTDAGSPLNGFGDTALEAELMTIAGATNLQVLRAATQNSADLLDITADYGTLEVGKFANFMVLDANPLHDIKTLQTPNDIVHTGKIVTTPYHNDFADLYPLDRGHLGF; encoded by the coding sequence ATGGCAACTATTTTGTATACAAACTTCGCGTTATTTGATGGTACTGGCAAAGAATTCGTTAATAACAGTTGGTTATTGGCTGATACGACAACCGGTCGGGTTATCCAAACTGGCACTGGCGAACAACCACTGGCGGACGAAACAATTGTCTTACATGGCAAATATGTGATGCCGGCGATGGTTAACAGTCACGTCCACATCGTCAACAAAGTTTTCCCTTACGCACCTAAAACACCGCTGGAACCATTTGAATATGCTGATCAAGCTTTCAAAAATTTAAATGAATTGTTCCATTCCGGCGTAACTTACACCCGAGCACTGGGAACTGCGCACGATTTTGATATTGGTTTACAACGCTTAACTGAAAAAGGCGCCTTAAATGACACCACGAAATTAATCGCTGCTGGCCGCGCTTTCACTACAACTGGCGGACACGGATCTAAGGCTGGTCAAGAAGTTGATGGCCCCGAAGAAATGCGCAAAGGCGTCCGCGAACGCCTAAAAGCCGGCGCTGGCGCTATTAAGTACATGGCTTCGGGCGGAATTGCTTTTGCACCAAAGGAACAACCATGGGAATTCCAAATGAGTGAAGTTGAAATGCGCGCTGGTATCATTGAAGCCCATAAAAAAGGCATCAAGGTCGCAGTGCACGAACAACCACTCGAAGGTGTTAAAGCCGCTTTACGGGCCCGGGCTGATTCAATTGAACACGCCTTTGAAATGGATGACGAAGCATTGGAACTTTTCCATGCAACCGGCGCATACTTAACGCCAACGTTAATTGCCCCTTACGTCATCATCAAACGTGGTGATGGTATTTTACCCCAATGGATGGTTGATAAATCATACACTTGGGTTGAAAAACACTTCAACAGTTTTGGCATGGCCGCTCGCGATGGTGTCAAAATTGCGTTGGGAACTGATGCCGGTTCACCATTAAATGGTTTTGGCGACACCGCTCTCGAAGCTGAATTAATGACCATTGCTGGGGCCACTAATCTCCAAGTCTTACGAGCAGCTACTCAGAACTCAGCTGATTTGTTAGATATTACGGCCGATTACGGTACCCTCGAAGTTGGTAAATTCGCTAACTTTATGGTTTTGGATGCTAATCCGCTTCACGATATCAAGACGCTCCAAACACCTAATGACATTGTGCATACCGGTAAAATTGTCACGACACCTTATCACAATGATTTTGCTGATTTATACCCATTAGACAGAGGTCACCTCGGGTTCTAA
- a CDS encoding NAD(P)H-hydrate epimerase — translation MEQKTVTAAEMQAYDKYTIETIGLPSAVLMERAALSVVDTMAAGDFDLSRVLVVVGVGNNGGDGLAIARILHLKGITAEVLLLGDEKNLSPANQQQLSIARKYNVKIGRNVRDFRDYSVIVDALFGIGLSHDISGKLTEAVKKINASNQPVIAVDIPSGLDATTGKILGSAIRANTTVTFGYVKTGLTIGDASKRVGTVIVKDIGIYAPEI, via the coding sequence GTGGAACAGAAAACAGTCACAGCTGCAGAAATGCAAGCCTACGACAAATACACAATTGAAACAATTGGTTTACCAAGTGCCGTGCTAATGGAACGAGCAGCCTTAAGCGTTGTCGATACGATGGCGGCTGGCGATTTTGATTTATCACGCGTCCTCGTTGTCGTCGGGGTTGGTAACAATGGTGGTGATGGCTTAGCAATTGCCCGGATTTTGCATTTGAAAGGTATTACCGCTGAAGTATTGTTACTCGGCGATGAAAAAAATCTTTCACCCGCAAATCAACAACAGTTATCAATTGCACGTAAATACAACGTCAAAATTGGCCGCAATGTCCGTGACTTCCGTGATTATAGCGTTATCGTCGATGCGCTCTTTGGTATCGGCTTGTCACACGACATTAGTGGTAAGCTCACCGAAGCTGTTAAGAAAATTAACGCTTCTAACCAACCAGTCATTGCCGTGGATATTCCTTCGGGACTTGATGCCACAACTGGTAAAATTCTTGGTTCCGCAATTCGGGCCAACACAACCGTTACATTTGGCTACGTTAAAACCGGTTTAACAATTGGCGACGCTAGCAAACGGGTTGGTACTGTCATTGTCAAAGACATCGGCATTTACGCGCCCGAAATTTAA
- a CDS encoding NAD(P)H-binding protein, whose product MKIGIIGATGNAGSAIYKVAQQRGLDVTAIVRNAAKAREVLGADANVIEKNAFALTAGDLTKFDYVVNAFATPTAYQHIDLAAKLVRELRENKTTKIIFIIGASSLLKPDGTKLLDSLLQDENAANWIATPIEQAKELTFLKLIDNVEWLAVSPQANFVPGPAAEYQLGVDHLLFNAAGHSIVSTGTMAEALVDQIENPTVPVRTRFTVGDK is encoded by the coding sequence ATGAAAATTGGAATTATTGGTGCCACTGGTAATGCCGGATCAGCAATTTACAAAGTTGCGCAACAACGGGGGTTAGATGTTACCGCAATTGTGCGGAATGCGGCGAAAGCACGTGAAGTGTTGGGGGCGGATGCTAATGTTATCGAAAAGAATGCTTTTGCACTCACCGCTGGCGATTTGACGAAGTTTGATTATGTCGTGAACGCATTTGCAACACCAACAGCGTATCAGCATATTGATTTGGCAGCTAAATTAGTACGGGAGTTACGCGAAAATAAAACCACAAAAATTATCTTTATCATCGGCGCTTCATCGCTATTGAAACCAGATGGTACGAAGTTACTTGATAGTTTATTACAAGACGAAAATGCGGCTAATTGGATTGCGACACCAATTGAGCAAGCTAAGGAACTAACATTTTTAAAATTAATTGATAACGTGGAATGGTTGGCTGTATCACCACAGGCTAATTTTGTACCAGGTCCAGCGGCAGAATATCAACTGGGTGTTGATCATTTGCTATTCAACGCGGCAGGTCACTCAATCGTTTCGACGGGTACGATGGCAGAAGCACTTGTCGATCAAATCGAAAACCCAACCGTACCGGTACGAACACGTTTTACCGTTGGTGATAAGTAA
- a CDS encoding DUF5776 domain-containing protein yields MKNKIIKTLLVTTVMAIIASTGVAINSNEEINQVDAATKNISKKATSVYTKKNIVMYQDVTLKRAVKGELSKNTFVTGKVMTNKRGQVAFKIKKGRYVAATTTSLGVTKIKARDYYVSNPGNVAVKAAQKTYANTNLTKYKKTVSAKSYLKVKGIVWNTKGKPVLKTDAGYLLIKKNKLLPVAKNLSGYLTKQPERVILVRNTQGLKQGAIYPVTNFNWVSGYPEVTVSGGTKIRAARSTVVQPRENIGSYYTTQLPKVVVVKNTTVYKDVDLKNSVGTKNTGAIVTVNKLTYTTAGTPCFQLSDGTYMTTNKNNSRPVAADLSDYYTTNPGQVQASTTLTVYSAPNFGSAKEVKTIAENQVINIQGIEWDADNHPVFVVDGGYITAAKNNVNKVISIASFYPTVTTQTKFIVQYAEAARTVAKSYGLYGSIQMAQASLESGWGSSELTKQALNFFGVKGSYNGESVTMRTAEYNSNGQLYYVDAAFKKYPNAAASFVDNALVIRNGPSWNHNYYAAAWRENAPTYQDATAALTGHYATDPNYGTKLNTLIATYQLNVLCD; encoded by the coding sequence ATGAAAAACAAAATTATAAAAACGCTTTTGGTGACGACGGTGATGGCTATAATTGCTAGTACTGGAGTCGCAATAAATTCAAATGAAGAAATTAATCAGGTAGATGCGGCGACGAAGAATATTAGTAAGAAAGCTACGAGTGTCTACACGAAAAAGAATATTGTTATGTATCAAGATGTAACTTTGAAGCGGGCGGTTAAGGGTGAATTAAGTAAAAATACATTTGTCACCGGTAAAGTTATGACGAACAAACGGGGACAAGTCGCTTTTAAAATTAAAAAAGGGCGTTATGTGGCTGCCACGACAACTAGTTTAGGTGTGACGAAGATTAAGGCGCGCGATTATTACGTCAGCAACCCGGGCAACGTAGCCGTGAAAGCAGCACAGAAGACATATGCGAATACTAATTTGACGAAATACAAGAAAACAGTGAGCGCCAAAAGCTATCTTAAAGTGAAGGGGATTGTTTGGAATACAAAGGGCAAACCGGTACTAAAGACCGATGCCGGTTATCTGCTAATTAAGAAGAACAAATTATTACCGGTAGCGAAAAATCTTAGTGGGTATTTAACTAAACAGCCAGAACGCGTGATTTTAGTGCGGAACACACAAGGCTTGAAACAAGGTGCTATTTACCCAGTCACCAATTTCAACTGGGTGAGCGGTTATCCGGAAGTAACTGTAAGTGGTGGCACGAAGATTCGGGCGGCACGAAGTACGGTAGTCCAACCCCGTGAAAACATTGGGAGCTACTATACGACGCAATTGCCTAAGGTTGTGGTGGTTAAGAATACCACGGTGTACAAAGACGTCGATTTAAAAAATAGTGTCGGCACGAAAAATACCGGCGCAATTGTGACGGTTAACAAATTAACGTACACCACGGCAGGAACCCCATGTTTCCAATTAAGCGATGGGACTTACATGACGACGAATAAGAATAATAGTCGACCTGTCGCGGCAGATTTGAGTGATTACTACACGACTAATCCTGGTCAGGTACAAGCAAGCACAACATTAACAGTTTATAGTGCACCTAATTTCGGGTCAGCTAAAGAAGTCAAAACAATTGCTGAAAACCAAGTTATTAATATCCAGGGGATTGAGTGGGATGCGGATAACCATCCCGTATTCGTGGTTGATGGTGGTTACATCACAGCTGCTAAAAATAATGTTAACAAGGTGATTTCGATTGCCAGTTTCTATCCAACCGTAACGACCCAAACTAAATTTATTGTGCAATACGCCGAGGCAGCACGAACGGTGGCAAAATCATATGGCTTATACGGTTCCATTCAAATGGCCCAAGCTTCATTAGAAAGTGGCTGGGGTTCATCGGAATTAACGAAACAAGCGTTAAATTTCTTCGGTGTTAAGGGATCGTACAACGGTGAATCGGTGACCATGCGGACTGCCGAATATAACAGTAACGGCCAGTTATATTATGTCGACGCAGCCTTTAAGAAGTATCCAAATGCAGCGGCGTCATTCGTCGATAATGCTCTCGTAATTCGGAATGGCCCAAGTTGGAACCATAACTATTATGCGGCAGCATGGCGCGAAAACGCCCCAACTTATCAAGACGCAACGGCGGCATTAACCGGACACTATGCGACAGATCCAAACTATGGCACAAAGCTAAACACTCTAATTGCGACGTATCAATTAAACGTGTTATGTGATTAG